The Syngnathus typhle isolate RoL2023-S1 ecotype Sweden linkage group LG16, RoL_Styp_1.0, whole genome shotgun sequence genome includes a region encoding these proteins:
- the plb1 gene encoding phospholipase B1, membrane-associated isoform X2, with amino-acid sequence MSGSMLLAWFLLISSSLLLTDTLTIDIEDTAALQSIPLILEDTSDLEDMSSKAAVQLWTNNVTVMGTEIPCKDRRPSPTTPNSVHRLRPADVKVVAAVGDSLTAGNGVGAESNDLLLLMNEYRGLSWSIGGDENITTVTTLPNILREFNPSLTGFSQGIGKQGSPAAFLNQAVAGAKSGDVAEQVRILVDIMKNDTRIDFRNDWKVITMFIGGNDLCDFCSDSVIFSPRNVAERIRRALDILHNEVPRALVNLVELLNIIPLRDLHKDKRLKCPTSFVRMVCPCVLSPKDGSVELRKTEEFLRGYQHAMRQLVDSGRYDTHDNFTVVLQPFFREVSLPTSPDGRPDRSYFAPDCFHLSQKAHTLMARALWNNMLEPVGNKTFTQDFMVEFDLKCPAEAAPFFRTAVNSNYTFPGPPPTPAPITNWGSDFSCLNTEPSDSAPTSAHKVRPADIKVVAALGDSITAGFGAKAKNLLELRTEYRGVSWSIGGDKSLETVTTLANILRKFNPDLKGASKGQGKKKSGFNVSVSGAKVSGIPGQVRRLIEVMKNDTTVDFANDWKLVTLFIGGNDLCQFCNDRASLSPQNFSRHLTTSLDLLYKEVPRTIVNILEILQIEGLRRIKRDSIGCNVIQPGSCPCFILPGDDSLELAEAKRINREIQIETERVAYSGRYDDREDFAVVVQPFFRNSIIPLNADGRPDVTYFALDCFHFNERGHANMAVAMWNNMEHPYIFTKMNSAATLPSTHCSEGVPLWLTAVLAVFALLLGGAFTWLMLTCRAKRSMNSVVPTEVQIKTSFF; translated from the exons ATGTCCGGATCTATGCTCCTCGCTTGGTTTCTTCTCATTAGTTCTTCTCTTTTACTCACAG ACACTCTCACCATTGACATTGAAGACACCGCCGCGCTGCAGTCAATACCACTCATCCTGGAGGACACTTCCGATCTG GAGGACATGTCAAGCAAAGCGGCCGTGCAGCTATGGACAAACAACGTAACG GTTATGGGCACTGAGATCCCCTGCAAGGACCGCCGACCGTCTCCAACAACACCAAACTCGG TTCATCGGCTGAGACCAGCCGACGTGAAAGTGGTGGCCGCAGTCGGCGACTCTCTGACA GCGGGCAATGGTGTAGGCGCCGAGTCCAACGACCTTCTGCTGCTCATGAACGAGTACAGAGGACTTTCCTGGAG CATTGGCGGCGATGAGAACATCACCACGGTCACCACTTTGCCAA aTATCCTGCGGGAATTCAACCCCTCCCTGACTGGCTTCTCTCAGGGAATCGGAAAGCAGGGCTCACCCGCAGCCTTCCTCAACCAAGCCGTGGCCGGAGCCAAGAGTGG tgacgTCGCGGAACAAGTGCGCATCTTAGTGGACATCATGAAAAACGACACG AGGATCGATTTCCGCAACGACTGGAAAGTGATCACCATGTTCATCGGCGGCAATGACCTATGTGACTTCTGCTCAGACAGT GTGATCTTCTCACCCAGGAATGTGGCTGAACGCATCCGTCGAGCTTTGGATATCCTCCACAATGAG GTGCCACGTGCGCTTGTCAACCTGGTGGAGCTGTTGAACATTATACCGCTGCGAGATCTGCATAAAGATAAAAGGCTGAAATGCCCCACCTCGTTCGTCAG GATGGTTTGCCCGTGCGTATTGTCGCCAAAAGATGGCTCAGTCGAACTACGAAAGACGGAAGAATTCCTCCGAGGTTATCAG CACGCAATGCGACAGCTGGTGGACTCCGGGCGCTACGACACCCATGACAACTTCACCGTCGTCCTGCAGCCTTTTTTTAGGGAGGTTTCTCTTCCGACCTCGCCG GATGGAAGGCCCGATCGCTCCTATTTCGCACCTGACTGCTTTCACCTGAGCCAGAAAGCTCACACGCTGATGGCCCGAGCCCTCTGGAACAATATG CTCGAGCCAGTGGGAAACAAGACATTCACGCAAGACTTCATGGTCGAGTTTGATCTCAAGTGCCCCGCTGAG GCAGCACCTTTCTTTAGAACGGCTGTTAACAGCAACTACACGTTTCCAGGACCTCCACCGACTCCTGCGCCGATTACC AACTGGGGCAGCGACTTCTCGTGTCTCAACACGGAACCGTCCGACTCGGCGCCCACTTCAG CTCACAAGGTCCGGCCGGCCGACATCAAGGTGGTGGCTGCTTTGGGGGACTCCATAACA GCCGGCTTTGGTGCTAAGGCAAAGAATCTATTGGAGCTCAGAACGGAATATAGAGGAGTGTCGTGGAG CATTGGAGGCGATAAAAGCCTGGAGACTGTTACCACTTTAGCAA ACATCCTCAGGAAATTCAATCCAGACCTTAAAGGAGCATCAAAAGGTCAAGGGAAGAAGAAGAGCGGCTTCAACGTGTCCGTATCGGGAGCCAAAGTCTC ggGAATTCCAGGACAAGTCAGACGCTTGATTGAAGTGATGAAAAACGACACT ACGGTGGATTTTGCCAACGATTGGAAGCTGGTGACTCTCTTCATTGGCGGCAATGACCTGTGTCAGTTCTGCAACGACAGG GCCTCTTTGTCGCCTCAGAACTTCAGCCGTCACTTGACGACCAGCTTGGACCTGCTGTACAAAGAG GTTCCCAGGACCATAGTCAACATTTTGGAAATCCTGCAGATCGAAGGCCTGCGTAGGATCAAGAGGGACAGTATCGGGTGCAACGTGATACAACC AGGGTCATGCCCGTGCTTCATACTACCGGGAGACGACTCTCTTGAGCTGGCTGAAGCCAAAAGGATCAATCGAGAAATACAG ATTGAGACGGAGAGAGTTGCATACAGCGGTCGCTATGACGACCGGGAAGACTTTGCCGTGGTGGTGCAGCCCTTTTTCAGAAACTCCATTATCCCTTTGAATGCT GACGGCCGACCCGATGTCACCTACTTTGCCCTGGACTGTTTCCACTTCAACGAACGGGGACATGCCAACATGGCCGTGGCCATGTGGAATAACATG GAGCATCCGTATATCTTTACAAAGATGAACAGTGCAGCCACTCTGCCCTCAACACACTGCTCTGAGGGGGTCCCGCTATGGCTGACCGCAGTGCTTGCCGTTTTCGCCCTCCTGCTGGGCGGGGCCTTCACCTGGCTGATGCTCACATGCAGAGCCAAGAGGAGCATGAACTCAGTTGTACCAACAGAAGTGCAAATAAAAACCTCTTTCTTTTAA
- the plb1 gene encoding phospholipase B1, membrane-associated isoform X3, whose protein sequence is MSSKAAVQLWTNNVTVMGTEIPCKDRRPSPTTPNSVHRLRPADVKVVAAVGDSLTAGNGVGAESNDLLLLMNEYRGLSWSIGGDENITTVTTLPNILREFNPSLTGFSQGIGKQGSPAAFLNQAVAGAKSGDVAEQVRILVDIMKNDTRIDFRNDWKVITMFIGGNDLCDFCSDSVIFSPRNVAERIRRALDILHNEVPRALVNLVELLNIIPLRDLHKDKRLKCPTSFVRMVCPCVLSPKDGSVELRKTEEFLRGYQHAMRQLVDSGRYDTHDNFTVVLQPFFREVSLPTSPDGRPDRSYFAPDCFHLSQKAHTLMARALWNNMLEPVGNKTFTQDFMVEFDLKCPAEAAPFFRTAVNSNYTFPGPPPTPAPITNWGSDFSCLNTEPSDSAPTSAHKVRPADIKVVAALGDSITAGFGAKAKNLLELRTEYRGVSWSIGGDKSLETVTTLANILRKFNPDLKGASKGQGKKKSGFNVSVSGAKVSGIPGQVRRLIEVMKNDTTVDFANDWKLVTLFIGGNDLCQFCNDRASLSPQNFSRHLTTSLDLLYKEVPRTIVNILEILQIEGLRRIKRDSIGCNVIQPGSCPCFILPGDDSLELAEAKRINREIQIETERVAYSGRYDDREDFAVVVQPFFRNSIIPLNADGRPDVTYFALDCFHFNERGHANMAVAMWNNMLEPVGKKQTYNNFTSGRDVIKCPTEEHPYIFTKMNSAATLPSTHCSEGVPLWLTAVLAVFALLLGGAFTWLMLTCRAKRSMNSVVPTEVQIKTSFF, encoded by the exons ATGTCAAGCAAAGCGGCCGTGCAGCTATGGACAAACAACGTAACG GTTATGGGCACTGAGATCCCCTGCAAGGACCGCCGACCGTCTCCAACAACACCAAACTCGG TTCATCGGCTGAGACCAGCCGACGTGAAAGTGGTGGCCGCAGTCGGCGACTCTCTGACA GCGGGCAATGGTGTAGGCGCCGAGTCCAACGACCTTCTGCTGCTCATGAACGAGTACAGAGGACTTTCCTGGAG CATTGGCGGCGATGAGAACATCACCACGGTCACCACTTTGCCAA aTATCCTGCGGGAATTCAACCCCTCCCTGACTGGCTTCTCTCAGGGAATCGGAAAGCAGGGCTCACCCGCAGCCTTCCTCAACCAAGCCGTGGCCGGAGCCAAGAGTGG tgacgTCGCGGAACAAGTGCGCATCTTAGTGGACATCATGAAAAACGACACG AGGATCGATTTCCGCAACGACTGGAAAGTGATCACCATGTTCATCGGCGGCAATGACCTATGTGACTTCTGCTCAGACAGT GTGATCTTCTCACCCAGGAATGTGGCTGAACGCATCCGTCGAGCTTTGGATATCCTCCACAATGAG GTGCCACGTGCGCTTGTCAACCTGGTGGAGCTGTTGAACATTATACCGCTGCGAGATCTGCATAAAGATAAAAGGCTGAAATGCCCCACCTCGTTCGTCAG GATGGTTTGCCCGTGCGTATTGTCGCCAAAAGATGGCTCAGTCGAACTACGAAAGACGGAAGAATTCCTCCGAGGTTATCAG CACGCAATGCGACAGCTGGTGGACTCCGGGCGCTACGACACCCATGACAACTTCACCGTCGTCCTGCAGCCTTTTTTTAGGGAGGTTTCTCTTCCGACCTCGCCG GATGGAAGGCCCGATCGCTCCTATTTCGCACCTGACTGCTTTCACCTGAGCCAGAAAGCTCACACGCTGATGGCCCGAGCCCTCTGGAACAATATG CTCGAGCCAGTGGGAAACAAGACATTCACGCAAGACTTCATGGTCGAGTTTGATCTCAAGTGCCCCGCTGAG GCAGCACCTTTCTTTAGAACGGCTGTTAACAGCAACTACACGTTTCCAGGACCTCCACCGACTCCTGCGCCGATTACC AACTGGGGCAGCGACTTCTCGTGTCTCAACACGGAACCGTCCGACTCGGCGCCCACTTCAG CTCACAAGGTCCGGCCGGCCGACATCAAGGTGGTGGCTGCTTTGGGGGACTCCATAACA GCCGGCTTTGGTGCTAAGGCAAAGAATCTATTGGAGCTCAGAACGGAATATAGAGGAGTGTCGTGGAG CATTGGAGGCGATAAAAGCCTGGAGACTGTTACCACTTTAGCAA ACATCCTCAGGAAATTCAATCCAGACCTTAAAGGAGCATCAAAAGGTCAAGGGAAGAAGAAGAGCGGCTTCAACGTGTCCGTATCGGGAGCCAAAGTCTC ggGAATTCCAGGACAAGTCAGACGCTTGATTGAAGTGATGAAAAACGACACT ACGGTGGATTTTGCCAACGATTGGAAGCTGGTGACTCTCTTCATTGGCGGCAATGACCTGTGTCAGTTCTGCAACGACAGG GCCTCTTTGTCGCCTCAGAACTTCAGCCGTCACTTGACGACCAGCTTGGACCTGCTGTACAAAGAG GTTCCCAGGACCATAGTCAACATTTTGGAAATCCTGCAGATCGAAGGCCTGCGTAGGATCAAGAGGGACAGTATCGGGTGCAACGTGATACAACC AGGGTCATGCCCGTGCTTCATACTACCGGGAGACGACTCTCTTGAGCTGGCTGAAGCCAAAAGGATCAATCGAGAAATACAG ATTGAGACGGAGAGAGTTGCATACAGCGGTCGCTATGACGACCGGGAAGACTTTGCCGTGGTGGTGCAGCCCTTTTTCAGAAACTCCATTATCCCTTTGAATGCT GACGGCCGACCCGATGTCACCTACTTTGCCCTGGACTGTTTCCACTTCAACGAACGGGGACATGCCAACATGGCCGTGGCCATGTGGAATAACATG TTGGAGCCTGTGGGCAAAAAGCAGACGTACAACAATTTCACAAGTGGCAGAGATGTCATCAAATGTCCCACAGAG GAGCATCCGTATATCTTTACAAAGATGAACAGTGCAGCCACTCTGCCCTCAACACACTGCTCTGAGGGGGTCCCGCTATGGCTGACCGCAGTGCTTGCCGTTTTCGCCCTCCTGCTGGGCGGGGCCTTCACCTGGCTGATGCTCACATGCAGAGCCAAGAGGAGCATGAACTCAGTTGTACCAACAGAAGTGCAAATAAAAACCTCTTTCTTTTAA
- the plb1 gene encoding phospholipase B1, membrane-associated isoform X1, whose translation MSGSMLLAWFLLISSSLLLTDTLTIDIEDTAALQSIPLILEDTSDLEDMSSKAAVQLWTNNVTVMGTEIPCKDRRPSPTTPNSVHRLRPADVKVVAAVGDSLTAGNGVGAESNDLLLLMNEYRGLSWSIGGDENITTVTTLPNILREFNPSLTGFSQGIGKQGSPAAFLNQAVAGAKSGDVAEQVRILVDIMKNDTRIDFRNDWKVITMFIGGNDLCDFCSDSVIFSPRNVAERIRRALDILHNEVPRALVNLVELLNIIPLRDLHKDKRLKCPTSFVRMVCPCVLSPKDGSVELRKTEEFLRGYQHAMRQLVDSGRYDTHDNFTVVLQPFFREVSLPTSPDGRPDRSYFAPDCFHLSQKAHTLMARALWNNMLEPVGNKTFTQDFMVEFDLKCPAEAAPFFRTAVNSNYTFPGPPPTPAPITNWGSDFSCLNTEPSDSAPTSAHKVRPADIKVVAALGDSITAGFGAKAKNLLELRTEYRGVSWSIGGDKSLETVTTLANILRKFNPDLKGASKGQGKKKSGFNVSVSGAKVSGIPGQVRRLIEVMKNDTTVDFANDWKLVTLFIGGNDLCQFCNDRASLSPQNFSRHLTTSLDLLYKEVPRTIVNILEILQIEGLRRIKRDSIGCNVIQPGSCPCFILPGDDSLELAEAKRINREIQIETERVAYSGRYDDREDFAVVVQPFFRNSIIPLNADGRPDVTYFALDCFHFNERGHANMAVAMWNNMLEPVGKKQTYNNFTSGRDVIKCPTEEHPYIFTKMNSAATLPSTHCSEGVPLWLTAVLAVFALLLGGAFTWLMLTCRAKRSMNSVVPTEVQIKTSFF comes from the exons ATGTCCGGATCTATGCTCCTCGCTTGGTTTCTTCTCATTAGTTCTTCTCTTTTACTCACAG ACACTCTCACCATTGACATTGAAGACACCGCCGCGCTGCAGTCAATACCACTCATCCTGGAGGACACTTCCGATCTG GAGGACATGTCAAGCAAAGCGGCCGTGCAGCTATGGACAAACAACGTAACG GTTATGGGCACTGAGATCCCCTGCAAGGACCGCCGACCGTCTCCAACAACACCAAACTCGG TTCATCGGCTGAGACCAGCCGACGTGAAAGTGGTGGCCGCAGTCGGCGACTCTCTGACA GCGGGCAATGGTGTAGGCGCCGAGTCCAACGACCTTCTGCTGCTCATGAACGAGTACAGAGGACTTTCCTGGAG CATTGGCGGCGATGAGAACATCACCACGGTCACCACTTTGCCAA aTATCCTGCGGGAATTCAACCCCTCCCTGACTGGCTTCTCTCAGGGAATCGGAAAGCAGGGCTCACCCGCAGCCTTCCTCAACCAAGCCGTGGCCGGAGCCAAGAGTGG tgacgTCGCGGAACAAGTGCGCATCTTAGTGGACATCATGAAAAACGACACG AGGATCGATTTCCGCAACGACTGGAAAGTGATCACCATGTTCATCGGCGGCAATGACCTATGTGACTTCTGCTCAGACAGT GTGATCTTCTCACCCAGGAATGTGGCTGAACGCATCCGTCGAGCTTTGGATATCCTCCACAATGAG GTGCCACGTGCGCTTGTCAACCTGGTGGAGCTGTTGAACATTATACCGCTGCGAGATCTGCATAAAGATAAAAGGCTGAAATGCCCCACCTCGTTCGTCAG GATGGTTTGCCCGTGCGTATTGTCGCCAAAAGATGGCTCAGTCGAACTACGAAAGACGGAAGAATTCCTCCGAGGTTATCAG CACGCAATGCGACAGCTGGTGGACTCCGGGCGCTACGACACCCATGACAACTTCACCGTCGTCCTGCAGCCTTTTTTTAGGGAGGTTTCTCTTCCGACCTCGCCG GATGGAAGGCCCGATCGCTCCTATTTCGCACCTGACTGCTTTCACCTGAGCCAGAAAGCTCACACGCTGATGGCCCGAGCCCTCTGGAACAATATG CTCGAGCCAGTGGGAAACAAGACATTCACGCAAGACTTCATGGTCGAGTTTGATCTCAAGTGCCCCGCTGAG GCAGCACCTTTCTTTAGAACGGCTGTTAACAGCAACTACACGTTTCCAGGACCTCCACCGACTCCTGCGCCGATTACC AACTGGGGCAGCGACTTCTCGTGTCTCAACACGGAACCGTCCGACTCGGCGCCCACTTCAG CTCACAAGGTCCGGCCGGCCGACATCAAGGTGGTGGCTGCTTTGGGGGACTCCATAACA GCCGGCTTTGGTGCTAAGGCAAAGAATCTATTGGAGCTCAGAACGGAATATAGAGGAGTGTCGTGGAG CATTGGAGGCGATAAAAGCCTGGAGACTGTTACCACTTTAGCAA ACATCCTCAGGAAATTCAATCCAGACCTTAAAGGAGCATCAAAAGGTCAAGGGAAGAAGAAGAGCGGCTTCAACGTGTCCGTATCGGGAGCCAAAGTCTC ggGAATTCCAGGACAAGTCAGACGCTTGATTGAAGTGATGAAAAACGACACT ACGGTGGATTTTGCCAACGATTGGAAGCTGGTGACTCTCTTCATTGGCGGCAATGACCTGTGTCAGTTCTGCAACGACAGG GCCTCTTTGTCGCCTCAGAACTTCAGCCGTCACTTGACGACCAGCTTGGACCTGCTGTACAAAGAG GTTCCCAGGACCATAGTCAACATTTTGGAAATCCTGCAGATCGAAGGCCTGCGTAGGATCAAGAGGGACAGTATCGGGTGCAACGTGATACAACC AGGGTCATGCCCGTGCTTCATACTACCGGGAGACGACTCTCTTGAGCTGGCTGAAGCCAAAAGGATCAATCGAGAAATACAG ATTGAGACGGAGAGAGTTGCATACAGCGGTCGCTATGACGACCGGGAAGACTTTGCCGTGGTGGTGCAGCCCTTTTTCAGAAACTCCATTATCCCTTTGAATGCT GACGGCCGACCCGATGTCACCTACTTTGCCCTGGACTGTTTCCACTTCAACGAACGGGGACATGCCAACATGGCCGTGGCCATGTGGAATAACATG TTGGAGCCTGTGGGCAAAAAGCAGACGTACAACAATTTCACAAGTGGCAGAGATGTCATCAAATGTCCCACAGAG GAGCATCCGTATATCTTTACAAAGATGAACAGTGCAGCCACTCTGCCCTCAACACACTGCTCTGAGGGGGTCCCGCTATGGCTGACCGCAGTGCTTGCCGTTTTCGCCCTCCTGCTGGGCGGGGCCTTCACCTGGCTGATGCTCACATGCAGAGCCAAGAGGAGCATGAACTCAGTTGTACCAACAGAAGTGCAAATAAAAACCTCTTTCTTTTAA